GGTAGACGAAATGCATGACCCGGTGATGGGCCCGGCCGAAGCCGAAAGCCTCCAGCTCCTGGTCGGGGTCGCCGACGAAGTCGCGATAGGCGAAGAACAGTAGCTCGATGATATCCCAGCGCAAATTGCCTCCGTCGTCTGCGGCCGGCCTGGGCTCGGCGGCGTCGTGAGAGGAAGTCGCGAAATTTATGTCAGGCATATTGACGTATCTTGGGTTCAATGTTACAAAACGATTGACCAGCACGAAATTTTAGATCGTTTCGCGCGGGGTGGCATCGAAGCAAGGGCGGCTGGAGAGAGCCGGACAGGCGACGACGGCCGGATCAGATCTACCGTGCGATTGTCGAGCGGCGTTTCGGCAAAACATACTGGACTTCCGCCTTCCGCAAAAGCATGTCCTCGGCGATATGCTGGCCACGGAAACCGGCCGTAACAAGGCTGGCGGTGGTTCGGCCTAAAACCAATCAAGCCAGCCGGGCCCAAAAGGGGCAGGCCGGCGCCAGAACGGCGCCGCCACCGGCAGCGGGAGGCAAGGACATGAGCATGAAATTCGATATCCAGCCCGCATCCAATCCGACGTCCGAGAAGGAGCGCGTCGCCAAGCTGGTGGACCCCGGCTTCGGACGGGTCTTCACCGATCACATGGCGATCGTGCGCTACAACCAGGCCAAGGGTGGCTGGTACGAGGCGAAGATCGAGGCGCGCGCCAACTTCCAGCTCGATCCGGCCGGCGCGGTGCTGCACTACGCCCAGGAAATCTTCGAGGGCCTCAAGGCCTACAAGCGCGACGATGGTGGCGTGAACCTGTTCCGCCCCGACGCCAATGCGCGGCGCTTCAAGGACTCCGCCGACCGCATGGCGATGGCGCAACTGCCCGAGGACGTCTTCATCGAGGCGGTCGAGCAGGTCGTGCGCATCGACCGCGCCTGGATGCCGGGCGGCGAGGGCAGCCTCTACCTGCGGCCCTTCATGATCGCGAGCGAGACCTTCCTCGGCGTCAAGCCGTCGTCCGAATACATCTTCGCGGTCATCGCCTCTCCTGTCGGCTCCTACTTCAAGGGCGGCCCCGCGCCGGTCTCGATCTGGGTCTCGGAAAACTACACGCGCGCCGCCGTCGGCGGCACCGGCGCCGTCAAATGCGGCGGCAATTATGCCGCGAGCCTGCGCGCCCAGGCCGAAGCGATCCAGCATGGCTGCGACCAGGTCGTCTTCCTCGACGCGATCGAGCGCCGCTACGTCGAAGAGCTCGGCGGCATGAACGTGTTCTTCGTATTCGACGACGGCTCGCTCTCGACGCCGCCGCTCGGCACCATCCTGCCCGGCATCACCCGCGACTCCATCATCGCGCTCGCGAAGGATGCCGGAAAGACCGTGCGCGAGGAGCCGTATTCGCTCGATCAGTGGCGCAAGGATGCGGCCTCAGGCAAGCTCAAGGAAGCGTTTGCCTGCGGCACGGCGGCCGTGATCTCACCGATCGGCAAGGTGCGTTCGGTCAGCGGCGATTTCGAGATCTCGGGCGGTGCCGCCGGCCCGGTCGCCATGGGCCTGCGCAAGCAGCTCGTCGACATCCAGTACGGCCGCACAAACGATCCCCACAACTGGATCAAGAAGGTGTTTTGATCTCCTCTTCCTTCTCCCCTTGCGGGAGAAGGTGGCGCGAAGCGCCGGATGAGGGGTTGTCTCCGCGAATTCAAATGTGAGTTGGACTCGTGGATAAAACCCCTCACCCGTCTCGCCGCTAGCGCGGCGAGCCACCCTCTCCCACAAGGGGCGAGGGGAACAACGCATCGCTCGTCGTGTTCATGAACGCACCTGTGCGACCATGCGACAAAGCCTCGACACATTGAGGCATCGCGATCATGGCACCCCGACTTTCTCAACCCATGAAATGGGTCGTTCTCGCCGCAATCACCGGCGTCTCCGTTCTCGGCATCCTGACCATCGGCCCAATGCACGAGGTCGCAGCCGATGATCGCTCGCCGATCGTCGACGTGCGCACCACGGATCCCGAAATGAACAGCGCGATCGCGCGCGCCCG
The sequence above is drawn from the Bradyrhizobium amphicarpaeae genome and encodes:
- a CDS encoding branched-chain amino acid aminotransferase, with amino-acid sequence MSMKFDIQPASNPTSEKERVAKLVDPGFGRVFTDHMAIVRYNQAKGGWYEAKIEARANFQLDPAGAVLHYAQEIFEGLKAYKRDDGGVNLFRPDANARRFKDSADRMAMAQLPEDVFIEAVEQVVRIDRAWMPGGEGSLYLRPFMIASETFLGVKPSSEYIFAVIASPVGSYFKGGPAPVSIWVSENYTRAAVGGTGAVKCGGNYAASLRAQAEAIQHGCDQVVFLDAIERRYVEELGGMNVFFVFDDGSLSTPPLGTILPGITRDSIIALAKDAGKTVREEPYSLDQWRKDAASGKLKEAFACGTAAVISPIGKVRSVSGDFEISGGAAGPVAMGLRKQLVDIQYGRTNDPHNWIKKVF